A portion of the Sphaerochaeta pleomorpha str. Grapes genome contains these proteins:
- a CDS encoding transketolase translates to MKKNVMDLLSEKERTFNEKELAALAAYFRMVMFDTLHERGTGHWGGSASSAELTTSLYFNRMHIKSDEPTWEDRDRFILSKGHASVNLYTVLANRGYFPPSEIASFRVMGSRLQGHPCMHKLPGIDMSTGALGHGLSIGLGMALAAKLSKKTYWTYVLTGEGCLNEGQSWEALMSAAKFKPEHFVLMVDYNKVQLDGTEDQIMPMDSLTEKLSAFGWNVCKQKLDGNDTEDILKSFAWMDSDDVWPKAVVYDTVKGKGVSFTEGKNTWHGAVIDDDSYAKGIVELRKDLEEKEAAL, encoded by the coding sequence ATGAAAAAGAATGTCATGGATTTGCTTTCCGAGAAGGAGCGCACATTCAATGAAAAGGAACTTGCAGCCTTGGCCGCCTATTTTCGGATGGTCATGTTTGATACCCTCCATGAACGGGGGACAGGGCACTGGGGCGGATCAGCATCCAGCGCAGAGTTGACGACCAGTCTCTATTTCAACCGTATGCATATCAAATCCGACGAGCCTACCTGGGAAGACCGGGACCGGTTCATCCTATCCAAGGGGCATGCCTCGGTTAATCTTTATACAGTATTGGCAAACCGTGGCTATTTCCCTCCCTCCGAGATTGCCTCATTCAGGGTTATGGGTTCCCGCCTTCAAGGCCATCCCTGCATGCATAAGCTACCGGGCATAGACATGTCGACAGGAGCCCTAGGCCATGGACTCTCCATCGGGCTGGGAATGGCCCTGGCGGCAAAGCTTTCCAAGAAAACCTACTGGACGTATGTATTGACCGGGGAAGGTTGTCTTAATGAAGGCCAGAGCTGGGAGGCTTTGATGTCCGCTGCAAAATTCAAACCCGAACATTTCGTCCTTATGGTTGACTACAACAAGGTACAACTTGATGGAACCGAGGACCAGATTATGCCAATGGATTCCCTCACCGAAAAGCTTTCCGCCTTTGGTTGGAATGTCTGTAAGCAGAAACTGGACGGAAACGATACAGAAGATATCCTCAAATCCTTTGCCTGGATGGATAGCGATGACGTTTGGCCCAAGGCTGTTGTCTATGACACGGTCAAGGGAAAAGGTGTCTCCTTTACCGAGGGGAAGAATACCTGGCATGGGGCGGTTATCGATGATGACTCCTATGCAAAGGGTATTGTAGAGCTGAGAAAAGATCTTGAAGAAAAGGAGGCCGCATTATGA
- a CDS encoding transketolase family protein, which translates to MSLAMRDAFGRKLVELGETHPELVVLDADVSSSTKSALFGKAYPDRFFNCGVAEGNMVDIAAGLATCGYHPVVNAFSIFLALKGTDQIRNVLCYNNLPVVIAGAYGGLSDSFDGASHQAICDIAIMRALPNMQVIVPADAAQAEKALEYALGQKGPVFIRLNRNAMPDLPSFEKLGTVCSHEGKDITIAANGITASFANEAAQLLSKEGIKAEVLSVPFVKPLDLETLEASVHKTGRLLCVEEHVLMGGFASAISEVFMKRGISCKFDAIGLDDTYGETGPYEELLAKYGISSENIALRARQLCK; encoded by the coding sequence ATGAGCCTTGCAATGCGAGATGCCTTTGGCAGGAAACTTGTCGAGCTTGGAGAAACCCACCCTGAGCTGGTGGTGTTGGATGCCGATGTGTCTTCATCGACAAAGAGTGCGCTTTTTGGGAAAGCCTACCCAGATCGGTTTTTCAATTGTGGTGTAGCTGAAGGAAATATGGTCGATATCGCTGCAGGTCTTGCTACTTGCGGCTATCATCCGGTAGTAAATGCCTTCTCAATCTTTTTGGCTTTGAAAGGTACCGACCAGATTAGGAACGTTCTTTGCTATAATAACCTGCCGGTTGTCATTGCAGGTGCCTACGGTGGTTTGTCTGACTCCTTTGATGGTGCAAGCCACCAGGCAATCTGTGATATTGCTATCATGAGGGCACTTCCTAACATGCAGGTGATCGTGCCAGCTGATGCTGCCCAGGCTGAAAAAGCCCTGGAGTATGCCCTGGGCCAAAAAGGTCCTGTATTTATTCGGCTCAACCGAAATGCAATGCCTGACCTGCCTTCCTTTGAAAAGCTTGGAACCGTGTGTTCCCATGAAGGGAAGGATATTACGATAGCAGCCAATGGCATTACCGCGTCCTTTGCCAATGAAGCGGCCCAGTTGCTTAGCAAGGAAGGTATCAAAGCGGAAGTCCTCAGTGTTCCTTTTGTCAAACCCTTGGATCTGGAAACCTTGGAAGCGAGTGTACACAAGACAGGCAGGCTACTGTGTGTTGAAGAGCATGTCTTGATGGGTGGTTTTGCCTCTGCCATAAGCGAAGTGTTTATGAAGAGAGGCATTTCGTGCAAATTCGATGCCATCGGTCTGGATGATACCTATGGGGAAACCGGACCCTATGAAGAACTATTGGCCAAATATGGGATAAGTTCAGAGAATATTGCCCTTCGTGCCAGACAGTTGTGTAAGTAA
- a CDS encoding sugar phosphate isomerase/epimerase family protein encodes MKLSVAIAGAEAMPNAFVVFRGLPQSIRLAHEIGYDGVELALKRPDEITRSELKGLLKENHMQVSAVSSGQVFAARNLFFTEEDKEKRAELYSTFCGFIDLAGDFGQLVNIGRTRGSISGRDPMLCEQLFLDMAGSLSEYAQTKGVELILEPVNRYEIDFINNLDACVSLVKKVNKNNFTMMPDVFHMNIEDDHIGKSLIRNSEFVRYIHFADSNRHAPGDGHMPWDEIFDALSSIGYDGWTTVEILPFPDPETAARRSVAFLRENYGSYYC; translated from the coding sequence ATGAAATTATCTGTTGCCATTGCGGGAGCAGAGGCTATGCCCAATGCCTTTGTGGTTTTCAGGGGGCTTCCCCAGTCAATAAGGCTTGCCCATGAAATCGGGTACGATGGAGTTGAGCTTGCACTCAAACGTCCAGACGAGATCACCCGTTCCGAATTGAAAGGCCTGTTGAAAGAGAATCATATGCAGGTCAGTGCCGTATCCTCGGGACAGGTTTTTGCAGCACGCAACCTTTTTTTCACCGAGGAAGACAAGGAAAAACGGGCTGAATTATATTCTACCTTCTGCGGTTTCATTGACCTGGCAGGCGATTTTGGTCAGTTGGTAAACATAGGGCGGACCCGTGGCTCTATATCCGGGCGAGATCCCATGCTGTGTGAACAATTGTTTCTCGACATGGCAGGAAGCCTTTCGGAGTATGCCCAGACGAAAGGGGTTGAATTGATACTCGAACCGGTCAACCGGTATGAAATTGACTTTATCAACAACCTTGATGCATGTGTATCATTGGTCAAGAAGGTCAATAAAAACAATTTCACTATGATGCCTGATGTTTTCCATATGAATATCGAGGATGACCATATCGGCAAGAGTCTCATCAGGAACAGTGAATTTGTACGCTACATTCACTTTGCCGATTCGAACCGACATGCCCCCGGCGATGGGCATATGCCTTGGGACGAGATATTCGATGCGCTCAGTTCCATTGGTTATGATGGCTGGACGACGGTTGAGATTCTTCCTTTCCCCGATCCTGAGACCGCAGCGAGGCGATCCGTAGCATTTCTGAGAGAAAACTATGGAAGCTATTACTGCTAG